In Rattus rattus isolate New Zealand chromosome 9, Rrattus_CSIRO_v1, whole genome shotgun sequence, a genomic segment contains:
- the Mmp28 gene encoding matrix metalloproteinase-28, which translates to MVTGLSLLLRVLPLLLWGCQDAQPTPRGHPELRQEAEAFLEKYGYLSEQGSKVPASTQFSDAIREFQWVSQLPISGVLDRATLRQMTRPRCGVADTDSHATWIERIRALLAGHLAKMGRKKRFAKPGHKWYKQHLSYRLVNWPKSLPEPAVRGAVRAAFQLWSNVSALEFWEAPATGPADIRLTFFQGDHNDGLANAFDGPGGALAHAFLPRRGEAHFDQDERWSLSRRRGRNLFVVLAHEIGHTLGLTHSPAPRALMAPYYKKLGRDALLSWDDVLAVQNLYGKPLGRSVATQLPGKIFTDFEAWDPHNSQSRRPETRGPKYCHSSFDAITVDGQWRLYVFKGSHFWEVTADGNVSEPHPLQKRWPGLPSSIEAAAVSLEDGDFYFFKGNRCWRFHGAKSVFAQLCRAGGLPRHPDAALFFPPLRRLVLFKGSRYYVLARGGMQVEPYYPRSLRDWAGVPEEVSGALPRPDGSIIFFRDDHYWHLDQAKLRVTSSGRWATELSWMGCWNANSGGALFQRLPVTE; encoded by the exons ATGGTGACTGGCTTGAGCCTCCTGCTGCGCGTCCTGCCGCTACTGCTGTGGGGCTGCCAGGACGCACAGCCCACCCCGCGCGGACACCCGGAGCTacgccaggaggcagag GCATTCCTGGAGAAGTATGGATACCTCAGTGAGCAGGGGTCCAAAGTTCCAGCCTCCACTCAGTTCAGCGACGCCATCCG AGAGTTCCAGTGGGTATCCCAGCTGCCCATCAGCGGTGTGCTGGACCGGGCCACACTGCGTCAGATGACACGCCCACGCTGTGGGGTTGCAGATACCGACAGTCACGCAACTTGGATAGAGAGGATCCGTGCCCTGCTTGCTGGACACCTCGCCAAAATGGGGCGTAAGAAACGCTTTGCAAAGCCAG GTCACAAATGGTACAAGCAGCATCTTTCCTACCGCCTGGTGAACTGGCCCAAGAGCCTGCCTGAGCCAGCTGTGCGAGGGGCTGTCCGTGCCGCCTTCCAGCTATGGAGTAATGTGTCAGCGCTGGAGTTCTGGGAGGCCCCAGCCACAGGCCCTGCTGACATCCGCCTCACCTTCTTCCAAGGAGACCACAATGATGGGCTGGCCAACGCCTTCGATGGCCCAG GGGGCGCCCTGGCGCACGCCTTCCTGCCCCGCCGAGGCGAAGCGCATTTCGACCAAGACGAGCGTTGGTCTCTGAGTCGCCGCCGTGGGCGCAACCTGTTCGTGGTGCTGGCTCACGAGATCGGCCACACGCTCGGTCTCACGCACTCGCCCGCGCCACGTGCGCTCATGGCGCCCTACTACAAGAAGCTGGGCCGTGACGCCTTGCTCAGCTGGGACGATGTGCTGGCGGTGCAGAACCTGTACG GAAAGCCCCTAGGACGCTCAGTAGCCACCCAACTCCCTGGAAAGATATTCACTGACTTTGAAGCCTGGGACCCCCACAACTCCCAGAGCAGACGCCCGGAAACCAGAGGACCTAAATACTGCCACTCTTCCTTTGATGCCATCACTGTAG ATGGGCAATGGCGACTGTACGTCTTCAAAGGGAGTCACTTCTGGGAAGTCACAGCTGATGGCAATGTTTCAGAGCCTCATCCACTACAGAAAAGATGGCCGGGACTGCCCTCTAGTATTGAGGCTGCTGCAGTGTCTCTGGAAGATGGAGACTTCTACTTCTTCAAAG GGAATCGCTGTTGGAGGTTCCATGGCGCGAAGTCCGTGTTCGCACAGCTCTGCCGGGCAGGTGGTCTGCCCCGACACCCAGACGCAGCTCTCTTCTTCCCGCCTCTGCGCCGCCTAGTCCTCTTCAAGGGTTCCCGCTACTACGTGCTGGCTCGAGGAGGGATGCAAGTGGAGCCCTACTATCCCCGCAGTCTGAGGGACTGGGCCGGGGTCCCTGAGGAGGTCAGCGGCGCCCTGCCAAGGCCGGACGGCTCCATTATCTTCTTTAGAGATGACCACTATTGGCACTTGGATCAAGCCAAACTGCGGGTGACCAGCTCTGGCCGCTGGGCCACCGAGCTGTCCTGGATGGGCTGTTGGAATGCCAACTCAGGAGGTGCCCTGTTCCAAAGGCTCCCCGTCACTGAATGA